A region from the Vibrio artabrorum genome encodes:
- a CDS encoding TonB-dependent siderophore receptor, whose amino-acid sequence MFSKSPLALVIGAVLASPAVLAETVKTDEHMVVEGRDYGYKADTNTTAMRMEATQLETPGQISVIDEQIIDEQRASTLGKVLKNDASVGAGSKSTNRERFTLRGFDLDSSSGYLRDGVQHWSHYRQPVELLERVEVLKGPAGLLYGKSAPGGLVNMVSKKPTYETQINVSQDMGSDHYTRTTTDVSGSLNDEQTLRARLIVSQENQDSYRTRFDGTDVETDRFVGGLFVDYDINEDIMLSVHYDRTIEEGDLDNGSKIDTSTGKVIEPNTVNDQCFAQTDNDVANYGVSVTAHLSEAWSMKTGMNRQFYERQRTESNNTVYDDKNGGYGYKVSDRHDEWTFDTAYVDFTGDFDALGVNHRLLVGVNGLHYDYARLYDSGYTCVNATEAEAVAACGNGFDMPSNVSYKNDSKVDHSESQHYGLYVQDLVTLNDQWQVLAGVRFAHDKTKSSKGVEESYNNILPKAGLIYSPAPNGSIYAVYSESFEPVGEITDQDDVNFGQSQEAKKGTLYELGSKWELFDERLLVSGALFQITQSNMQVTEDLDPASNNGKETRTTQVGEQVHTGVELSATGYMTDAFSLSASTMLLEAEYQNDPALAGKTPADVPEFTASIWSTYSFNNGTDVNLGVYHVGERYTEDANTFKKDAYTRVDMGIAHTMKYDENLAFVARFNVENLFDTDYLEGGSTSGVVVGEGRNYMATLQVKY is encoded by the coding sequence ATGTTTTCAAAGAGCCCATTAGCTTTAGTGATTGGTGCAGTATTAGCGTCACCAGCGGTATTGGCAGAAACAGTAAAAACAGACGAGCATATGGTCGTTGAAGGTCGTGACTACGGTTACAAAGCTGACACGAACACAACAGCCATGCGCATGGAGGCAACTCAATTAGAGACTCCGGGACAAATCTCAGTCATTGATGAACAAATTATTGATGAGCAGCGTGCTAGCACATTAGGGAAAGTTCTTAAAAATGACGCTTCTGTTGGTGCGGGCTCTAAGTCAACAAACCGTGAACGCTTTACACTTCGTGGTTTTGATCTCGACAGTAGCTCTGGTTATTTGCGTGATGGTGTTCAACACTGGTCTCACTATCGCCAGCCTGTCGAACTTTTAGAGCGCGTAGAAGTATTAAAAGGCCCTGCGGGTCTCCTTTACGGTAAGTCAGCGCCGGGTGGCCTTGTCAACATGGTGTCTAAGAAGCCTACGTATGAAACACAAATTAATGTTAGTCAGGATATGGGTTCTGATCACTACACTCGCACGACAACGGATGTTAGTGGCTCATTGAATGATGAGCAAACTTTACGTGCTCGTCTTATTGTTTCACAAGAAAACCAAGATTCTTACCGTACACGTTTTGATGGTACGGATGTCGAAACCGATCGTTTTGTGGGTGGTTTGTTTGTTGATTACGATATCAACGAAGATATCATGTTGTCGGTTCATTATGATCGTACGATAGAAGAGGGCGATTTAGACAATGGTTCTAAAATCGACACATCGACGGGTAAAGTGATTGAGCCTAACACTGTGAACGATCAGTGTTTTGCTCAAACAGACAATGACGTTGCCAATTACGGAGTATCGGTAACGGCCCATCTAAGCGAAGCTTGGTCTATGAAAACAGGCATGAACCGCCAGTTCTATGAACGTCAACGTACAGAATCGAACAACACGGTATATGACGATAAGAACGGTGGCTACGGCTACAAGGTGTCAGACCGTCATGATGAATGGACGTTTGATACCGCTTACGTAGACTTTACGGGTGACTTTGATGCGCTAGGTGTTAACCATCGTCTGCTTGTTGGTGTGAATGGCTTACATTACGACTATGCACGTTTATATGACTCTGGCTACACCTGTGTTAACGCAACAGAAGCAGAAGCCGTCGCAGCATGTGGTAACGGTTTTGATATGCCTTCTAACGTTAGCTACAAGAATGATAGCAAAGTTGATCACTCAGAAAGCCAGCACTACGGTCTTTACGTTCAAGATTTAGTGACATTGAATGACCAATGGCAAGTGCTCGCGGGCGTGCGTTTTGCTCACGATAAAACGAAGAGCAGTAAAGGTGTAGAGGAGAGTTACAACAACATCCTTCCCAAAGCCGGCCTAATCTATTCACCAGCTCCAAACGGTTCTATTTACGCGGTTTACTCTGAAAGTTTCGAGCCTGTTGGTGAAATTACAGATCAAGATGATGTGAATTTTGGACAATCTCAAGAGGCAAAAAAAGGTACACTTTACGAGCTAGGCTCTAAGTGGGAACTGTTTGATGAGCGCCTGTTGGTATCGGGCGCATTGTTCCAGATCACTCAGTCGAACATGCAAGTGACTGAAGACCTTGACCCCGCAAGCAATAACGGTAAAGAGACACGCACAACCCAAGTGGGCGAGCAAGTTCATACTGGTGTCGAGTTGTCGGCTACTGGCTACATGACCGATGCCTTTTCTCTGAGTGCATCAACCATGCTTTTGGAGGCGGAATACCAGAATGACCCAGCACTGGCAGGCAAAACGCCAGCAGATGTCCCAGAGTTTACCGCCAGTATTTGGTCTACTTATTCGTTTAATAACGGTACTGATGTCAACTTAGGTGTTTATCATGTTGGTGAGCGTTACACTGAAGATGCAAACA